The following proteins are co-located in the Camelina sativa cultivar DH55 chromosome 12, Cs, whole genome shotgun sequence genome:
- the LOC104732263 gene encoding uncharacterized protein LOC104732263, giving the protein MTTIETDQKTQKSSPCGSAAIATPKQPSASFKRWGRRHPFVRYGLPMISLTVFGALGLGQLLQGSKDIAKVKDDQEWEIIETRKALSRTGPVDAYKPKNTSIEDELKAMQEKVDINAYEYKKIPKLNESQSD; this is encoded by the exons ATGACAACAATCGAAACCGATCAGAAAACTCAAAAGTCTTCTCCTTGCGGTTCTGCTGCTATTGCTACCCCTAAGCAGCCATCAGCATCGTTTAAAAGGTGGGGAAGGAGACACCCATTTGTAAGATATGGACTTCCAATGATATCTCTCACTGTATTTGGAGCCCTCGGACTCGGCCAACTCCTTCAAGGCAG TAAGGACATCGCAAAGGTAAAAGATGACCAAGAATGGGAGATTATAGAGACAAGAAAGGCGCTTTCGAGGACAGGACCTGTTGATGCTTAtaaacctaaaaacacatcCATCGAAGATGAGCTCaag GCTATGCAAGAGAAGGTGGACATTAACGCGTATGAGTACAAGAAAATTCCAAAGCTAAACGAAAGCCAGTCGGATTAA